A single region of the Roseivivax sp. THAF197b genome encodes:
- a CDS encoding MFS transporter, protein MVDVTDTDAKDLYGTLTDDGGEASAREARDGLRHMLSLSMTKVSDGLISPKLVLTWIMQSIGAPAALVGLLVPIREAGALLPQVLLAGPVEAMRYHKWMWIAGALGQGIAAACIAVAALTLEGWVGGLAICGLLAVLAVSRAACSVSYKDILGKTVKKTRRGAVKGVAGSASSAAVLIFALLLLSGLMQDITPLAIAVGLAAVLWIVAAAIFTRVEEEASEPGERDGLNLAPLREDAQFRRFIAARGFLTATALAPPYLVLLDDGGGALQKLGALLLASAAAAFVSSYIWGRLSDRSSRRVLILAGLSGSAAMVVAVVAALLGFTSAIWVTPVILFGLQIAYQGVRSGRSTYLVDMAPEDQRASYAALANTAIGTLLLVAGAFGGALATLGPEIALAGFAVLSALGAVTALGLNEVEELAD, encoded by the coding sequence ATGGTCGACGTGACGGACACCGACGCTAAAGATCTCTATGGCACGCTGACCGACGATGGCGGGGAAGCCTCCGCGCGCGAGGCTCGCGACGGTCTGCGGCACATGCTGTCGCTGTCGATGACGAAGGTGTCGGACGGCCTGATCTCGCCGAAGCTGGTGCTGACCTGGATCATGCAATCCATCGGCGCGCCTGCCGCCCTCGTGGGGCTTCTGGTCCCGATCCGCGAAGCCGGAGCGCTGCTGCCTCAGGTCCTGCTGGCCGGGCCCGTCGAGGCGATGCGGTACCATAAGTGGATGTGGATCGCGGGCGCGCTGGGGCAGGGTATCGCGGCTGCCTGCATCGCGGTCGCAGCATTGACGCTGGAAGGCTGGGTTGGCGGGCTTGCGATTTGCGGGCTTCTGGCGGTGCTGGCCGTCTCCCGCGCGGCCTGTTCGGTGAGCTACAAGGACATCCTCGGCAAGACGGTGAAAAAGACGCGCCGCGGCGCGGTCAAGGGCGTTGCGGGGTCGGCCTCCTCCGCGGCGGTGCTGATCTTCGCGTTGCTTCTGCTGTCGGGCCTAATGCAGGACATCACACCGCTTGCCATCGCGGTAGGCCTCGCTGCCGTACTCTGGATCGTGGCCGCGGCCATCTTTACCCGCGTTGAAGAAGAGGCGTCCGAGCCGGGAGAGAGAGATGGTCTTAACCTGGCGCCGCTCCGGGAAGATGCGCAGTTCCGCCGCTTCATTGCCGCGCGCGGCTTTCTGACCGCGACCGCTTTGGCCCCGCCCTATCTGGTGCTGCTCGACGATGGTGGTGGCGCGCTTCAGAAATTGGGTGCGCTCCTGTTGGCCTCGGCAGCGGCCGCGTTCGTGTCGTCTTATATCTGGGGACGGCTGTCGGACCGTTCCTCGCGGCGGGTGCTGATCCTGGCGGGGCTGAGCGGCAGTGCGGCCATGGTCGTCGCGGTGGTCGCAGCGCTTCTGGGGTTCACCTCCGCGATTTGGGTGACGCCCGTCATCCTGTTCGGGCTTCAGATCGCCTATCAGGGGGTGCGGTCGGGCCGGTCCACGTATCTCGTCGATATGGCGCCGGAGGATCAACGCGCCTCCTACGCGGCCCTTGCCAACACCGCGATCGGAACGCTGCTGCTCGTCGCAGGCGCCTTTGGTGGTGCGCTTGCGACCTTGGGGCCGGAGATCGCATTGGCCGGATTTGCCGTTCTGTCCGCATTGGGCGCTGTCACGGCGCTGGGCCTCAATGAGGTCGAGGAACTGGCGGATTAA
- a CDS encoding alpha/beta fold hydrolase produces MSGTQRLTSPEGRDLAYVKTNGEGPCIVFLSGYKSDMEGTKAVHLEAWAKAQGRAFLRFDYSGHGQSGGAFEDGCIGDWAADAEAVIRHATTGPVVLVGSSMGGWIATLMTRRLSEVAGFVGIAAAPDFTEDAFWASFSADDRDRLMADGQIALPSEYDDPYIITRRLIEDGRENLVMRTPLPMPYPVRLLQGTEDGSVTRETALQLLDHIDGQDVRLSLVKGADHRFSDPACLALIEAAILEVLAGSEA; encoded by the coding sequence ATGAGCGGCACGCAGCGACTGACAAGCCCCGAGGGGCGCGATCTGGCTTACGTGAAGACCAATGGGGAAGGGCCCTGCATCGTCTTCCTGTCAGGCTACAAGTCGGACATGGAAGGCACCAAGGCGGTGCATCTCGAGGCCTGGGCCAAGGCGCAGGGCCGCGCCTTCCTGCGGTTCGATTATTCCGGGCACGGCCAGTCGGGCGGCGCGTTCGAGGACGGCTGCATCGGCGATTGGGCCGCAGATGCCGAAGCGGTGATCCGACATGCAACGACCGGCCCCGTGGTGCTGGTCGGCTCTTCCATGGGGGGCTGGATCGCCACGTTGATGACCCGGCGTCTGAGCGAGGTCGCGGGTTTCGTCGGCATCGCCGCGGCGCCCGATTTCACGGAAGATGCGTTCTGGGCGAGCTTCAGCGCGGATGATCGCGACCGGCTCATGGCCGACGGGCAGATCGCGCTGCCCTCGGAATATGACGATCCCTACATCATCACCCGGCGCCTGATCGAGGATGGCCGAGAGAACCTTGTCATGCGCACGCCATTGCCGATGCCCTATCCGGTGCGCCTTCTTCAGGGGACGGAGGACGGCTCCGTCACGCGGGAGACGGCGTTGCAGCTGCTCGATCACATCGACGGGCAGGATGTGCGGCTGAGCCTCGTGAAGGGGGCTGATCACCGCTTTTCCGACCCCGCCTGTCTCGCGCTCATCGAGGCGGCGATCCTCGAGGTTCTGGCAGGGTCCGAGGCGTGA
- a CDS encoding DUF2282 domain-containing protein: MSTTIKTAALVGAVAASFAATGVHAQAKEKCFGVSLAGENDCAAGPGTTCAGTSTVDYQGNAWTLVDAGTCTEIDLPQMADGTPREGSLEELDRDLPTG; this comes from the coding sequence ATGTCCACAACGATCAAGACCGCCGCGCTTGTCGGCGCCGTCGCCGCCAGCTTCGCTGCAACCGGCGTTCACGCTCAGGCCAAGGAAAAGTGCTTCGGCGTCTCGCTTGCCGGCGAGAACGATTGCGCCGCGGGCCCCGGCACGACCTGTGCGGGCACCTCGACCGTCGATTACCAGGGCAATGCCTGGACGCTCGTGGATGCTGGCACCTGCACCGAGATCGACCTGCCGCAAATGGCCGACGGCACGCCGCGCGAAGGCTCGCTCGAAGAGCTCGACCGCGATCTGCCCACGGGCTGA
- the thrS gene encoding threonine--tRNA ligase, whose protein sequence is MAQISLTFPDGNARDYAAGVTPAEVAASISKSLEKKAISASVNGAHWDLQWPIEADSAIAIHTLQDDAQALELIRHDLAHIMARAVQEIWPDVKVTIGPVIENGWYYDFDRAEPFTPEDLGEIEKRMKQIIAAREPVRTEVWPRDKAVAHYEANGEPYKVELIDAIPGDEPLRMYWHGDWQDLCRGPHLQHTGQVPADGFKLMSVAGAYWRGDSSRAMLQRIYGVAFKNKEDLKAHLHMLEEAAKRDHRKLGREMDLYHMQEEAPGQIFWHPNGWSIYTSLQDYMRRQQRAGGYVEVNTPQVVDRKLWEASGHWDKYQEHMFIVEVDEEHAREKAVNALKPMNCPCHVQIFNQGLKSYRDLPLRMAEFGSCNRYEPSGALHGIMRVRGFTQDDAHIFCREDQIEDETRRFIDFLSEIYRDLGFESFKVKFSDRPETRSGSDAVWDKSEAALKAATTAAGCAFELNPGEGAFYGPKLEFVLTDAIGRDWQCGTLQVDFVLPERLDATYVGADGAKHRPVMLHRAVLGSFERFIGILIEEHAGKLPFWLAPRQVVVASIVSEADDYVHEVVAKLQKAGVRAEADIRNEKINYKVREHSVGKVPVILAIGHREVEERTVTVRRLGEKQTAVAALDEIVATLGADATPPDQRD, encoded by the coding sequence ATGGCCCAGATTTCCCTGACTTTTCCTGATGGCAATGCGCGCGACTACGCGGCTGGCGTGACGCCCGCCGAGGTGGCCGCATCGATCTCCAAATCGCTGGAGAAGAAAGCCATATCCGCAAGCGTGAACGGCGCGCATTGGGACCTGCAATGGCCCATCGAGGCTGACAGCGCCATCGCCATTCATACGCTTCAGGACGACGCTCAGGCGCTCGAGCTCATTCGCCACGACCTCGCGCACATCATGGCCCGCGCCGTGCAGGAGATCTGGCCGGACGTGAAGGTCACCATCGGCCCCGTTATCGAGAACGGCTGGTACTACGATTTCGACCGCGCCGAGCCCTTCACGCCCGAGGATCTGGGCGAGATCGAAAAGCGCATGAAGCAGATCATCGCCGCGCGCGAGCCCGTCCGCACCGAGGTCTGGCCGCGCGACAAGGCCGTGGCGCACTATGAGGCCAATGGCGAGCCCTACAAGGTCGAGCTGATCGACGCCATTCCGGGCGACGAGCCGTTGCGCATGTACTGGCACGGCGACTGGCAGGACCTCTGCCGCGGCCCGCATCTGCAACATACCGGTCAGGTCCCCGCGGATGGGTTCAAGCTGATGTCCGTGGCGGGCGCTTACTGGCGCGGCGACAGCTCCCGCGCGATGCTCCAGCGAATCTACGGCGTGGCCTTCAAGAACAAGGAAGACCTCAAGGCGCATCTGCACATGCTCGAAGAGGCCGCGAAGCGCGATCACCGCAAGCTCGGCCGCGAGATGGACCTCTACCACATGCAGGAAGAGGCGCCGGGCCAGATTTTTTGGCACCCCAACGGCTGGTCGATCTACACGAGCCTTCAGGATTACATGCGCCGTCAGCAGCGCGCGGGCGGCTACGTCGAGGTCAACACGCCCCAGGTCGTCGACCGCAAATTGTGGGAGGCCTCGGGCCACTGGGACAAGTACCAGGAGCACATGTTTATCGTCGAGGTGGACGAGGAGCATGCCCGCGAAAAGGCGGTCAATGCGCTCAAGCCGATGAATTGCCCCTGCCACGTCCAGATTTTTAACCAAGGGTTAAAGTCTTACCGCGATCTTCCTCTGCGCATGGCCGAATTCGGATCGTGCAATAGATATGAACCATCCGGTGCCTTGCACGGTATAATGCGTGTCCGCGGATTTACGCAGGATGACGCTCATATTTTCTGCAGAGAGGATCAGATCGAAGATGAAACACGACGCTTTATCGACTTTCTCAGTGAAATCTACCGCGACCTCGGATTCGAAAGCTTCAAAGTCAAGTTCTCCGACCGTCCAGAGACCCGTTCGGGATCGGATGCCGTCTGGGACAAGTCCGAAGCCGCCCTCAAGGCGGCCACGACTGCCGCAGGTTGTGCGTTCGAGCTGAACCCCGGCGAAGGCGCTTTCTACGGACCGAAGCTGGAGTTTGTTCTGACCGACGCAATCGGCCGGGATTGGCAATGTGGCACGCTGCAGGTCGATTTTGTCCTGCCGGAACGGCTCGACGCAACCTATGTAGGCGCCGACGGGGCGAAGCACCGCCCCGTCATGCTGCACCGCGCGGTTTTGGGCTCGTTCGAACGCTTCATCGGCATCCTGATCGAGGAACACGCGGGCAAACTGCCCTTCTGGCTGGCCCCGCGCCAGGTCGTCGTGGCCTCCATCGTGTCGGAGGCAGACGATTACGTGCACGAGGTGGTCGCCAAGCTGCAAAAGGCAGGCGTCCGCGCCGAAGCCGACATCCGCAACGAGAAGATCAATTACAAGGTCCGCGAGCATTCCGTGGGCAAGGTGCCGGTCATCCTCGCCATCGGCCACCGCGAGGTCGAGGAGCGTACGGTGACCGTCCGCCGTCTCGGCGAAAAGCAGACCGCAGTTGCAGCGCTCGATGAGATCGTCGCGACATTGGGTGCGGATGCGACCCCGCCCGATCAGCGCGACTGA
- a CDS encoding DoxX family protein, whose amino-acid sequence MMPMLRALLFAPSDRNDQWLPLMARFVFAATLLMYFWKSALTKLDGGPFTLSTGAYAQIFPKAFEAVGYDASQFGFYHWAVVMAGTYAEFVLPALLVIGLLARPAALGMMGFIVVQSLTDLYGHGGIAHTETLGAWFDRIPDGVILDQRAFWMLGLTLIAVKGAGALSVDRFLARDAAQPRGALPAE is encoded by the coding sequence ATGATGCCGATGCTTCGCGCGCTTCTCTTCGCCCCGTCCGATCGCAACGACCAATGGCTCCCGCTGATGGCGCGGTTCGTCTTCGCGGCAACGCTCTTGATGTATTTTTGGAAATCCGCCCTGACGAAGCTCGACGGCGGTCCGTTCACCCTCTCGACCGGCGCCTATGCGCAGATCTTTCCAAAAGCGTTCGAGGCCGTCGGATATGATGCCAGTCAGTTCGGATTTTATCACTGGGCCGTCGTCATGGCAGGCACCTATGCGGAATTCGTGCTGCCCGCCCTTCTGGTGATCGGCCTTCTCGCCCGGCCCGCCGCCTTGGGCATGATGGGCTTCATCGTCGTGCAAAGCCTGACCGATCTTTATGGCCATGGCGGCATTGCCCATACCGAAACGCTGGGCGCCTGGTTCGACCGCATCCCCGATGGCGTGATCCTGGATCAACGGGCCTTCTGGATGCTGGGTCTCACGCTGATTGCCGTGAAAGGCGCGGGCGCGCTGTCCGTAGACCGCTTTCTTGCGAGGGACGCCGCACAGCCGCGCGGCGCCCTTCCGGCCGAGTGA
- a CDS encoding DUF692 domain-containing protein → MFDHSPNTLPAAPGIGFKAQHFSALTEDPGPVRWIEIHAENYMGAGGRPMAQLASLSERFPLSIHGVGLSIGGEGPLDPEHLARLKQLIDRTGPASFSEHLAWSTHETTYLNDLLPLPYTEATLARVASHIDEVQETLGRQMLLENPSSYLAFEASTYSEPEFLRALVQRTGCGLLLDVNNVFVSATNLGYAPQDYIDAFPLEAVGEVHLGGHDEDTDDHGAPLLIDSHGRAVADPVWTLLDAVLARTGPKPVLIEWDTDVPDWPILAEEARRAEEALSRLSVPA, encoded by the coding sequence ATGTTCGATCACAGCCCAAACACGCTGCCCGCAGCGCCCGGCATCGGCTTCAAGGCGCAGCACTTTTCCGCCCTGACCGAAGATCCCGGCCCCGTTCGCTGGATCGAGATCCACGCCGAGAATTACATGGGGGCCGGTGGCCGCCCGATGGCGCAGCTTGCAAGTCTGAGTGAACGCTTCCCCCTTTCGATCCACGGCGTGGGCCTGTCCATCGGCGGAGAAGGCCCCCTCGACCCGGAGCATCTGGCGCGCCTGAAACAGCTGATCGACCGGACCGGGCCCGCCAGTTTCTCGGAGCATCTGGCGTGGTCGACCCACGAGACCACGTATCTCAACGATCTGCTGCCCCTGCCCTATACGGAGGCCACGCTGGCCCGCGTCGCGTCTCATATCGATGAGGTGCAGGAGACGCTCGGTCGACAGATGCTGCTTGAGAACCCCTCCTCCTATCTCGCCTTCGAGGCCTCGACCTATTCCGAGCCCGAATTTCTGCGCGCATTGGTGCAACGCACCGGCTGCGGGCTGCTTCTGGATGTGAACAACGTCTTCGTATCCGCCACCAATCTCGGATACGCGCCGCAGGATTACATCGACGCCTTCCCGCTGGAGGCGGTGGGCGAGGTGCATCTCGGCGGCCATGACGAGGATACCGACGATCATGGCGCGCCGCTTTTGATCGACAGCCATGGCCGCGCCGTGGCCGACCCGGTCTGGACGCTGCTCGACGCGGTTCTGGCCCGCACCGGTCCGAAACCCGTTCTGATCGAATGGGATACCGACGTGCCCGACTGGCCGATCCTCGCCGAGGAAGCCCGCAGGGCCGAGGAGGCGCTGTCCCGCCTCAGCGTGCCCGCATGA
- a CDS encoding DNA-binding domain-containing protein, translating into MTGARAFHPALLDAEASVPPGLTDGKGRPAGRRYAVYRNNVAVSLTEAITTGFPAIASLLGAKNMGHVAGAYIRREQPDTPILSQYGAGFPDFLAAQDQLSHLPYLADVARIDLAMRRSYHAADHTPLDPAILTNPDEAALMATRLPLAPSVETVSSAWPICQIWRFAMGQTREKPQGGAEDVAILRAEFDPVPVALPPGGLPFLNALRDKAPLGDAIAVAGASFDLTATLTLLLTHNAFAAPQPQG; encoded by the coding sequence ATGACAGGCGCGAGGGCCTTCCATCCCGCGCTTCTCGATGCCGAAGCGTCCGTGCCGCCTGGCCTCACCGACGGGAAGGGCCGCCCGGCAGGTCGCCGCTACGCCGTCTATCGCAACAACGTCGCCGTATCCCTGACAGAGGCGATCACCACCGGCTTTCCCGCCATCGCCTCCCTTCTGGGTGCGAAAAATATGGGCCATGTCGCAGGCGCCTATATCCGCCGCGAACAGCCCGACACGCCGATCCTGTCGCAATACGGCGCAGGGTTTCCAGACTTTCTGGCAGCACAGGATCAGCTGTCGCACCTGCCATATCTGGCCGATGTCGCCCGGATCGACCTCGCGATGCGCCGCTCCTATCACGCGGCAGATCACACGCCCCTCGATCCCGCGATCCTGACCAACCCCGACGAGGCAGCGCTCATGGCAACCAGGCTGCCCCTCGCACCCTCGGTCGAAACGGTCTCATCGGCGTGGCCCATCTGCCAGATCTGGCGATTTGCCATGGGGCAGACCCGTGAAAAGCCCCAAGGCGGGGCAGAAGACGTGGCCATCCTGCGCGCCGAGTTCGATCCGGTTCCCGTAGCCCTCCCGCCGGGCGGCTTGCCGTTTCTCAACGCTCTGCGGGACAAGGCCCCGCTTGGCGACGCGATCGCTGTCGCGGGCGCGTCCTTCGATCTGACCGCCACTTTAACGCTGCTTCTGACCCATAACGCGTTTGCCGCGCCCCAGCCCCAAGGATGA